GCTACCCCGGGCCATGGATCCTGACGATTTACGGAAGTTGCTTTCCATCATTGATCACCCGCGGGATCGGGCCATGGTTCTGGTATTGCTGAGAACAGGGATGCGGATTGGGGAGCTACTCGATACAAAGGTTATGGATGTAAACCTCAAGGAGCGCAGAATTGAGATTTATGAGGCGGAGAAAACACGTTTGGGAAGAGTGGTTTATCTCAGTGAGGATGCTGCCGCTGCTTTGCGTGACTGGTTTGAGCTGAGAGATGGGCGGAATGAGTTCCTCCTCTATTGCCGGGGTAGATCAGGCAGTATGCATTACAGCACTGCTCGGGGGAAATTTGCAGGGTATCTTGTAAAAGCCGGCCTTACCCATAAGGGATATACGGTCCACACCCTTCGCCATACATTTGCCACTGAGCTTCTTAATGCCGGCATGCGCCTGGAGTGTCTCCAGGTGTTGCTTGGGCATCAGTGTATAGAAGAGACGCGACGCTATGCCCGTCTCACTGATAAAACCCGTGAGGAAGAATATTTTAAAGCCATGTCCAGGATTGAAAGGGGGAAGAGCAATGACTTTAACCAAT
This is a stretch of genomic DNA from Pseudomonadota bacterium. It encodes these proteins:
- a CDS encoding tyrosine-type recombinase/integrase; the protein is MTSSSLDLHQTSISSRRFVVSSIDSFESARTISFPSVDLRFESSSKSSIEALHKLLKRLAGIELPGKEHVEAYLRYVCRRNRRPNTLRGLWNGIVLFLGMIKDNGKTCIEEITRRDVEGFIEHEQDRGIKITTIKTKLACVRAFLSYLVEEGIILPDVLGRRIRLQLPDRLPRAMDPDDLRKLLSIIDHPRDRAMVLVLLRTGMRIGELLDTKVMDVNLKERRIEIYEAEKTRLGRVVYLSEDAAAALRDWFELRDGRNEFLLYCRGRSGSMHYSTARGKFAGYLVKAGLTHKGYTVHTLRHTFATELLNAGMRLECLQVLLGHQCIEETRRYARLTDKTREEEYFKAMSRIERGKSNDFNQCDYQLETILKEAELLAQRD